A single genomic interval of Zobellia nedashkovskayae harbors:
- a CDS encoding family 20 glycosylhydrolase: MKSNLIKALFISCIFITLCSCEPEKKKRVLNLPQTDLAMENLIPLPMKVVPTNSGFALDKFTAIYTSENADGFPEVGKFLSEKIHAKTTLDISVNAKEIPEREGVIYINQSDSLELNAPEAYQLYITKDSIILNSNTAAGAFRGVQTIRQIIPEIPNDTVAAYKVWNIPTGKIIDNPVFEYRGSMLDVARHFFSVEDVKKYIDVLAYYKYNVLHLHLSDDQGWRIEIKSWPKLTEIGGSTEVGGKSGGFYTQEEYTAIVNYAAERHMMIVPEIDMPGHTNAASVAYPFLNGNGKKVKLYTGMRVGFSTFDTRKDTTYAFIDDVVREISAITPGPYFHIGGDESHVTKKKDYIYFVEKVEKIVQKYGKRMIGWDEVATADMDSSSISQFWASKENADLAVKKEMKIIMSPAKKAYLDMEYDTLSKHGLHWAGYIPTDTAYVWSPETYEGIPLENILGIEAPLWSETISNIDELEYLAFPRAIGYAELSWSTPENRDWEKYKVRLANQAPFLDQMNVKYYPSPLIDWKKSKYTYKEIQKD, from the coding sequence ATGAAATCTAACTTGATCAAAGCATTGTTTATCAGCTGTATTTTTATAACCTTATGTTCTTGCGAACCTGAGAAAAAGAAACGCGTCCTGAACCTACCACAAACAGATTTGGCCATGGAAAACTTAATTCCACTACCCATGAAGGTCGTTCCTACCAATTCAGGTTTTGCGCTTGATAAATTTACGGCCATCTACACTTCAGAAAATGCTGATGGTTTTCCTGAAGTGGGAAAATTTCTCTCTGAAAAAATTCACGCTAAGACAACATTGGACATTTCTGTGAATGCTAAAGAAATTCCCGAACGAGAAGGTGTAATTTATATCAATCAATCTGACAGTCTAGAGTTAAACGCTCCTGAAGCCTACCAACTTTATATTACCAAAGATTCTATAATTCTAAACTCAAATACAGCGGCAGGTGCATTTAGAGGTGTGCAGACCATCCGCCAGATTATTCCTGAAATCCCTAACGATACTGTTGCGGCATATAAAGTTTGGAACATACCAACAGGTAAGATTATTGACAACCCTGTTTTTGAATACCGTGGAAGCATGCTAGATGTGGCCCGTCATTTCTTTAGCGTAGAAGACGTAAAGAAATATATAGATGTTCTAGCCTATTACAAATACAACGTGCTTCATCTGCATCTATCGGATGATCAAGGCTGGCGAATAGAAATTAAGTCTTGGCCAAAACTTACTGAAATTGGTGGTAGTACTGAAGTTGGCGGAAAATCCGGTGGTTTTTATACTCAAGAAGAATATACTGCCATCGTGAATTATGCAGCTGAACGCCACATGATGATTGTACCTGAAATTGATATGCCAGGACACACGAACGCAGCATCTGTTGCATACCCTTTTTTAAATGGAAATGGCAAAAAAGTAAAACTTTACACTGGTATGCGTGTTGGTTTCAGCACATTTGACACAAGAAAAGATACCACTTACGCATTTATTGACGATGTAGTTAGAGAAATATCTGCAATCACTCCAGGACCTTATTTTCATATTGGAGGAGATGAAAGCCATGTTACCAAGAAAAAAGACTATATCTATTTTGTTGAGAAAGTAGAAAAAATAGTTCAAAAGTATGGCAAGCGAATGATTGGATGGGACGAAGTTGCCACAGCAGATATGGATTCTTCTTCCATATCTCAATTTTGGGCCAGTAAAGAGAATGCGGACCTAGCCGTAAAAAAAGAAATGAAAATTATCATGTCTCCCGCAAAGAAAGCTTATTTAGACATGGAGTACGATACCCTTTCAAAACATGGGTTGCATTGGGCAGGATACATACCAACAGATACAGCTTACGTTTGGTCGCCAGAAACCTACGAAGGTATTCCATTAGAAAACATCTTAGGTATTGAAGCACCGCTTTGGTCTGAAACTATTAGCAATATAGATGAGTTAGAATATCTTGCGTTCCCACGTGCTATAGGTTATGCCGAATTGAGTTGGTCTACACCAGAAAACAGAGATTGGGAGAAATATAAAGTCCGTTTGGCCAATCAAGCACCGTTCCTAGACCAAATGAATGTAAAATACTATCCTTCACCATTAATAGATTGGAAGAAAAGTAAATATACCTACAAAGAAATTCAGAAAGATTGA
- a CDS encoding PAS domain-containing sensor histidine kinase has protein sequence MKKYVTKINNELKSAFFENAHSPFVILDDQMNFVDVNHASVTTMGITKESFIGKNLLDVFPYLEGTDRYESYKDVLNTGIPVAYDELAFAKGNLHYKWTCRAFKVGAYLGISTLDITNLSDTIDKLKNAQNSLESVNNNLIKSNRELEEFSYVAAHDLRAPLTNLKSLFSMFLKAGPVSDEVAPIVDSMQKVTKVMCDKITALNKVIAMKSTFNGVREDVVFSEVVAKVKAGLSDDIIKSRTIIKEDFSSCSIINYNPIHIESIIQNLMSNSLKYRHPKRKPIIKISTKEVNGRMQLTFKDNGLGFDQSVSNKVFGLFKRMHTHVEGLGIGLYIIHSIVTESGGEIEVESQVNKGTEFKIQF, from the coding sequence ATGAAAAAATACGTAACCAAAATTAATAACGAATTAAAGAGTGCTTTCTTTGAAAATGCGCATTCTCCTTTTGTTATTCTGGATGATCAAATGAATTTCGTGGACGTTAACCATGCGTCTGTGACTACAATGGGTATTACCAAAGAAAGTTTTATTGGAAAAAATCTATTGGATGTATTTCCGTACCTAGAAGGTACAGATCGCTATGAATCTTACAAAGATGTGCTTAATACGGGAATTCCTGTTGCGTATGATGAACTTGCTTTTGCGAAAGGTAACCTTCATTATAAGTGGACATGTAGGGCATTTAAAGTAGGTGCATATCTTGGTATTTCTACACTGGATATTACAAATTTAAGTGACACTATAGATAAGTTAAAGAATGCGCAGAACTCTTTGGAAAGCGTTAATAATAATTTAATAAAATCTAACCGGGAATTGGAGGAGTTTTCCTATGTGGCGGCACATGATTTAAGAGCGCCACTCACAAATTTAAAAAGTCTATTCTCAATGTTTTTAAAGGCTGGCCCTGTAAGTGATGAAGTAGCACCTATAGTAGATAGCATGCAAAAGGTAACTAAAGTAATGTGCGATAAAATTACGGCTTTAAATAAAGTAATTGCAATGAAGTCTACTTTTAATGGTGTTCGTGAAGATGTAGTTTTTTCAGAGGTGGTGGCTAAGGTAAAAGCAGGTCTTTCTGACGATATTATAAAAAGTAGAACTATTATAAAAGAAGATTTTTCAAGCTGCTCAATTATCAATTATAACCCTATTCACATAGAGAGTATTATACAAAACCTTATGTCCAACTCTCTTAAGTACAGACACCCAAAACGGAAACCAATAATTAAGATATCAACTAAAGAAGTTAATGGTAGAATGCAACTGACTTTTAAGGATAATGGATTGGGCTTTGACCAAAGTGTGTCCAATAAAGTTTTTGGATTGTTTAAGAGGATGCATACTCATGTAGAGGGCCTAGGCATCGGGTTATATATTATTCACTCAATTGTTACTGAAAGTGGTGGTGAAATTGAAGTGGAAAGTCAAGTTAATAAAGGAACAGAGTTTAAGATTCAATTTTAG
- a CDS encoding DUF5606 family protein, protein MSLDKILSIGGKPGLYKLVTQTRTGFVAESLIDQKRITVGMRSNVSILSEIAIYTLDEELPLRDVFLKIQVKEKGGKTSVAHKAEKIKLEEYFFEILPNYDEDRVYASDIKKVMQWYNILHENNITDFSADKDGTSEEE, encoded by the coding sequence ATGAGTTTAGATAAGATCTTATCCATTGGAGGAAAACCAGGCCTTTACAAACTGGTAACACAGACCCGTACTGGGTTTGTTGCGGAATCGCTTATTGACCAAAAACGTATTACTGTAGGTATGCGCAGTAACGTAAGCATTCTTTCTGAAATAGCAATTTATACATTAGATGAAGAATTGCCGTTAAGAGATGTATTTTTAAAAATACAGGTAAAAGAAAAAGGTGGTAAAACCTCAGTAGCCCACAAGGCAGAAAAAATTAAGTTGGAAGAATATTTCTTTGAAATATTACCTAACTACGATGAAGATAGAGTTTATGCAAGTGATATTAAAAAAGTGATGCAATGGTATAACATTCTTCATGAAAATAATATTACAGATTTTTCTGCAGACAAAGATGGTACTTCAGAAGAAGAATAA
- the ruvX gene encoding Holliday junction resolvase RuvX, whose translation MGRLLALDYGKKRTGIAITDELQLIASGLTTVRTFELIDFLKEYTEKENVQKFIVGEPRQMDNTPSESEALIAPFLNRLKKVFPHIPVERHDERFTSKMAFQTMIDSGLKKKKRRDKALVDEISATIILQAYLNKI comes from the coding sequence TTGGGAAGATTGTTGGCGTTAGATTATGGAAAGAAGAGAACAGGAATTGCCATTACAGATGAGTTACAGCTAATAGCATCAGGTTTAACCACTGTCCGTACTTTTGAGCTGATAGATTTTTTAAAGGAGTACACCGAAAAGGAAAATGTACAGAAATTCATTGTTGGTGAACCGCGCCAAATGGATAATACTCCAAGTGAGTCGGAAGCTTTAATAGCACCATTTTTAAATCGACTAAAAAAAGTTTTCCCTCACATACCAGTAGAACGTCATGATGAGCGTTTCACCTCAAAAATGGCATTTCAGACTATGATAGATAGCGGTCTAAAAAAGAAAAAGCGAAGAGATAAAGCATTGGTAGATGAAATTAGTGCTACGATTATTCTTCAAGCCTATTTAAATAAAATTTAG
- the def gene encoding peptide deformylase, with translation MILPIIAYGDPVLRKVGNELPKEHPKLKELIENMWETMYNANGVGLAAPQIGLPVRLFLVDTTPFSKDEDLSEEDQKKLDGFKKVFINAYIEEETGEEWPFSEGCLSIPDIHEDIKRKDTVTITYVDENFKEHTETYDGLLARVIQHEYDHIEGILFTDKLSPLKKRLLKSRLNNISKGNIRADYRMRFPNQKKGR, from the coding sequence ATGATATTACCAATTATCGCCTATGGCGATCCCGTATTGCGAAAGGTAGGCAATGAGTTGCCTAAAGAACATCCTAAGTTAAAAGAGTTGATTGAAAATATGTGGGAGACCATGTATAATGCCAATGGAGTTGGTTTGGCTGCTCCCCAAATAGGGTTGCCAGTGCGTCTGTTCTTGGTAGATACCACTCCTTTTTCAAAAGACGAAGACCTTTCTGAAGAAGATCAAAAGAAATTGGACGGTTTTAAAAAGGTATTCATCAATGCCTATATTGAAGAAGAGACGGGTGAAGAATGGCCTTTTAGCGAAGGGTGTCTTAGTATACCGGACATTCATGAAGACATTAAAAGAAAAGATACCGTCACAATTACTTACGTAGACGAGAATTTTAAAGAACATACGGAAACCTATGATGGTCTTTTAGCAAGGGTTATTCAACATGAATATGACCATATTGAAGGTATTTTGTTTACAGACAAGCTTTCGCCCTTAAAAAAACGCTTACTAAAAAGCAGGTTGAACAACATTTCTAAGGGAAACATCAGAGCAGATTATCGCATGCGTTTTCCTAACCAGAAAAAAGGACGTTAA
- a CDS encoding glycosyltransferase family 2 protein — protein MNSQSEKISALIITYNEIGYIEKCIESMVFADEIIVVDSYSTDGTFEYLENHPKVKVIQRPFENFTDQKSFALRQASNDWVLFLDADEVLTPKLQNEIQHTINSGTKKNAFWFYRTFMFKDEKVFFSGCQTDKNYRLFRKSKVAFAKDKIVHETLNVIGESGTLKTRLIHYSYKDYSDFKGKILKYGRMKAIESLRKGRRFSYAKLVIKPIWKFFNRYIIRLGLFDGFKGLVLSYIHARGVVEHYKALKALETETRTSTAPISTILERAA, from the coding sequence ATGAACAGCCAAAGCGAAAAAATTTCAGCATTAATAATCACCTATAATGAGATTGGGTACATTGAAAAATGTATTGAATCTATGGTATTTGCAGATGAAATTATTGTGGTTGATTCATACAGTACGGACGGTACTTTTGAATATTTAGAAAATCATCCAAAGGTAAAAGTTATTCAAAGACCATTTGAAAATTTTACCGACCAGAAGTCTTTTGCCTTGCGCCAAGCTTCTAATGATTGGGTACTTTTTCTAGATGCAGACGAAGTTTTGACACCAAAACTTCAAAACGAAATTCAGCATACAATTAATAGTGGCACAAAGAAAAATGCCTTTTGGTTTTACCGAACTTTTATGTTCAAAGACGAAAAGGTATTTTTTAGCGGCTGCCAAACCGATAAGAACTACCGTCTTTTCCGGAAAAGCAAGGTTGCTTTTGCCAAAGACAAAATCGTACATGAAACCCTTAACGTAATTGGGGAATCAGGTACGTTAAAAACTAGATTGATTCATTATTCTTATAAAGATTATTCTGATTTTAAAGGTAAAATTTTAAAGTACGGAAGAATGAAGGCTATTGAATCGCTTCGTAAAGGCAGAAGATTTTCTTACGCCAAACTTGTGATTAAGCCTATTTGGAAGTTTTTCAACCGTTACATAATTCGTCTTGGCTTATTTGACGGATTTAAAGGACTTGTTCTTTCCTATATTCACGCTCGTGGTGTAGTAGAACATTATAAGGCCCTAAAAGCTTTAGAAACAGAAACTAGAACTTCTACAGCGCCTATCAGTACTATTTTGGAAAGAGCTGCTTAA
- a CDS encoding glycosyltransferase — MRTICFFNSVESWGGGEKWHFDTSLYMHQKGHQVLVITHEKSELLNRLKGTGVPTIGLKVGNLSFLNQAKIDKIKNILVEHQVGCIIINLSRDLKLAGLAAKKASTEKIIYRRGSAIPIKDSVLNRYYFKNVVTHILANSEATKNTVLSNNPTLFPKENITVIYNGIDIDGFLSKEVVPQYSSKNKNEVVLVNLGRLEAQKNQQFLILLASELKKRQVPFKLLIGGEGRLKETLQQQAKELNVTEDVLFLGFIEEPKSFISSGDIFLLSSLWEGFGYVLAEAALCKKPVVAFDTSSNPEIVLQEKTGYLTKVNDVEAFADKVEKLITNPELREEMGQTGFEYAQNAFNANNILKKIESYLISKKPKTNNITALLITYNEIEHIDAVLENIDFADEIIVVDSFSTDGTVERIKAHSGVKLIQREFKNYTDQKAYAMEQASNDWILFLDADERLTPELRAEVIETVNTNDDEISAYYFYRTFMFKKEELRYSGWQSDKNYRLFKKSKVNFTKDRIVHETLVVNGKSDVLKNRLIHYSYKNYEDYKSKMVKYGQMKAIEELPKNYSPNAYHFIVRPSYKFINHYILRLGILDGKKGVIICYLNALGVYSRYKELKRLRKQR, encoded by the coding sequence ATGAGAACTATCTGTTTCTTTAATAGTGTAGAAAGCTGGGGCGGTGGCGAAAAATGGCATTTTGACACCAGCCTGTATATGCACCAAAAAGGGCATCAGGTTCTTGTTATCACGCATGAAAAAAGTGAACTTCTAAATAGGTTAAAAGGCACGGGAGTGCCTACTATTGGTTTAAAGGTTGGTAACCTAAGCTTTTTGAATCAGGCTAAAATCGATAAAATAAAAAACATTCTTGTAGAGCATCAGGTGGGCTGCATTATCATCAATCTTTCTCGTGATTTAAAATTAGCGGGACTTGCTGCAAAAAAAGCGAGTACAGAAAAAATTATCTACAGAAGGGGTAGTGCTATACCTATTAAGGATTCTGTTCTTAATCGTTACTACTTTAAAAATGTAGTAACGCATATTTTAGCTAATTCAGAAGCTACTAAAAACACGGTTCTATCCAATAACCCAACGCTGTTTCCAAAAGAAAACATTACCGTTATTTACAATGGAATTGATATAGATGGATTTCTTAGCAAGGAAGTAGTACCCCAATATAGTTCCAAAAACAAAAATGAGGTCGTATTGGTCAACTTGGGTAGATTAGAGGCTCAAAAGAATCAACAATTCTTAATTTTACTGGCTAGCGAACTCAAAAAACGACAAGTTCCTTTTAAATTATTGATAGGTGGCGAAGGCCGGTTAAAGGAAACGTTGCAACAACAAGCAAAGGAACTGAATGTTACCGAAGATGTTCTTTTCTTAGGATTTATTGAAGAGCCTAAAAGCTTCATATCATCTGGCGATATTTTTCTTCTCTCCTCCTTATGGGAAGGCTTTGGCTATGTTTTAGCAGAAGCTGCACTCTGTAAAAAACCTGTCGTAGCTTTTGATACAAGTAGTAATCCTGAAATTGTATTACAGGAAAAAACAGGTTATCTAACCAAGGTAAATGACGTAGAAGCCTTTGCTGATAAAGTTGAAAAACTAATAACCAATCCCGAACTCAGAGAGGAAATGGGCCAGACCGGTTTTGAGTATGCTCAAAACGCATTTAATGCAAATAACATTCTTAAAAAAATTGAAAGTTATCTGATTTCAAAAAAGCCAAAAACAAATAATATTACGGCTTTGCTAATTACTTATAATGAGATTGAACATATAGATGCCGTTCTAGAAAATATTGACTTTGCAGATGAAATTATAGTTGTAGATTCATTTAGTACGGATGGAACTGTGGAACGTATAAAAGCACATTCTGGAGTAAAACTTATTCAAAGGGAATTCAAAAATTACACCGATCAAAAAGCATACGCCATGGAACAGGCGTCAAACGACTGGATACTTTTTTTAGATGCCGATGAAAGGCTAACCCCCGAATTACGTGCTGAAGTCATTGAAACTGTAAATACAAATGATGACGAAATTTCCGCATACTATTTCTACAGGACCTTCATGTTCAAAAAGGAAGAGCTACGTTACAGTGGCTGGCAAAGCGATAAAAATTACCGTCTTTTCAAGAAGAGTAAAGTCAATTTTACAAAAGACCGTATTGTTCATGAAACCTTAGTTGTTAATGGTAAGTCAGATGTATTGAAAAATAGACTTATCCATTATTCCTATAAAAATTACGAAGACTACAAAAGTAAGATGGTCAAATACGGTCAGATGAAGGCTATTGAAGAACTCCCTAAAAACTATAGTCCTAATGCCTATCACTTCATTGTTAGACCTTCATATAAATTTATAAACCATTACATTTTAAGGCTTGGTATTCTAGATGGAAAAAAAGGTGTTATCATCTGTTATCTGAATGCTCTTGGCGTTTATTCGCGCTACAAAGAACTAAAACGCCTTAGAAAACAGCGCTAA
- a CDS encoding BLUF domain-containing protein: MFCLVYTSIANTDFSIKEIQEMLGKAREFNNQNGITGCLLFFKERFIQYIEGEEIVVRELFDRIKNDDRHSEVTLISENRIHNREFLIWYMAFEHLKSENSDLQYLKLLVSTFFESPENSLSPNPSSLEFWNATKLLLSTKYANKSA, encoded by the coding sequence ATGTTCTGTTTAGTATATACCTCTATAGCAAATACTGATTTTAGCATTAAGGAAATTCAAGAAATGCTTGGAAAAGCACGAGAATTTAATAATCAAAATGGCATTACAGGATGTTTACTTTTTTTCAAAGAAAGGTTCATACAATACATTGAAGGCGAAGAAATTGTTGTAAGAGAACTTTTTGATAGAATTAAAAATGACGACAGACATTCTGAAGTTACGCTGATCTCAGAAAATAGAATTCATAATAGGGAATTTCTGATTTGGTATATGGCTTTTGAGCATTTAAAATCAGAAAATAGTGATCTTCAATATCTCAAATTGTTAGTGTCTACCTTTTTTGAAAGCCCTGAAAACTCCTTGTCTCCAAATCCAAGCTCACTAGAGTTTTGGAACGCTACTAAGTTGCTTCTATCTACGAAATATGCTAATAAAAGCGCATAA
- a CDS encoding response regulator: MIDILIIEDDEVTNFISKTKLNSLGFQNIAIVTNGQLGIDYLKGNECPDLILLDINMPILDGWEFLEAKNDMGLCPDIPIVITTSSGRPEDRYKASFFKEIITYLEKPVDFNDLRTVLQGLVEKKLQC; the protein is encoded by the coding sequence ATGATAGATATACTAATTATTGAAGATGACGAAGTAACCAACTTTATATCAAAAACTAAGTTAAATAGCCTTGGATTTCAGAATATAGCAATTGTAACTAATGGTCAATTGGGAATAGACTATTTAAAGGGCAATGAATGTCCAGATTTAATTTTATTGGATATAAATATGCCCATTTTAGACGGCTGGGAGTTCTTGGAAGCTAAAAATGACATGGGTTTATGTCCAGATATTCCCATAGTAATAACCACTTCTTCAGGAAGGCCAGAAGATAGATACAAAGCATCCTTTTTTAAAGAAATTATCACCTATTTAGAAAAACCTGTAGATTTCAATGATTTGCGTACAGTGCTTCAGGGATTGGTGGAAAAAAAGCTTCAATGTTAA
- a CDS encoding glycosyltransferase family 4 protein, which yields MRIGFEAKRVFHNNTGLGNYGRDVIRILKKFTPIDQFYLYTTSVSSQKRFDSFDKIVVKLPESGLWKKLSSIWRLGPVANQIKKDGINLYHGLSGEIPSGLKRRAIPTVVTVHDLIFFSHPHYYSFFDRIIYSIKSKHAAKNADKIIAISEQTKRDVIKYLKAEDSKIEVVYQGCNQAFKKAYPQSEKDKVREKYSLPEQYILNVGTLQERKNALLIVKAIKGTDYQLVLVGGEKKYAQKIHSYIKENNLGNQVSFLKNVSVTELAVIYKMATIFCYPSLCEGFGIPIIEALFSKIPVITSQGNCFPEAGGPNSVYIDPSSEEALQEAFKNLYYNEDERKRIADLGYTYVQRFTDEEVAKNLFKVYKSML from the coding sequence ATGAGAATTGGCTTCGAAGCAAAAAGAGTTTTCCATAACAATACCGGTCTAGGTAATTACGGACGGGATGTTATCCGAATTCTTAAGAAATTCACCCCAATAGATCAATTTTATCTGTACACTACATCTGTTTCATCTCAAAAAAGATTTGATTCCTTTGACAAAATTGTTGTAAAACTACCAGAAAGTGGGCTTTGGAAAAAATTATCTTCTATTTGGCGCTTAGGGCCTGTGGCCAATCAGATTAAAAAAGATGGAATAAATTTATACCATGGTCTCTCGGGAGAGATACCATCCGGATTAAAACGAAGAGCCATACCTACCGTAGTTACCGTTCACGACCTTATTTTCTTTAGTCACCCTCATTACTACTCGTTTTTTGATAGAATTATTTATTCGATAAAATCAAAACATGCAGCAAAAAATGCGGACAAAATTATTGCAATTAGCGAACAGACTAAAAGGGACGTCATAAAATATTTAAAAGCCGAAGACTCTAAAATTGAAGTTGTTTATCAAGGTTGTAATCAAGCATTTAAGAAAGCATATCCGCAATCGGAAAAAGATAAGGTTCGTGAAAAATATAGCTTACCTGAACAGTATATATTAAATGTAGGTACACTTCAAGAAAGAAAAAACGCATTACTTATCGTAAAAGCTATTAAAGGCACGGACTATCAGCTGGTATTAGTAGGCGGTGAAAAGAAATATGCTCAAAAAATTCATTCTTACATCAAAGAAAACAACCTTGGGAATCAAGTTTCCTTTTTAAAAAATGTTTCTGTTACTGAACTTGCCGTGATATACAAAATGGCAACTATCTTCTGTTATCCTTCGCTTTGCGAGGGTTTTGGAATCCCTATTATTGAGGCATTGTTTAGTAAAATTCCCGTAATAACCTCACAAGGAAATTGTTTTCCCGAAGCAGGCGGACCTAATTCGGTATACATAGACCCATCTAGCGAAGAAGCCTTACAAGAAGCGTTCAAAAATCTTTATTACAACGAAGATGAAAGAAAACGTATAGCGGATTTAGGCTATACTTATGTACAACGTTTTACTGATGAAGAAGTTGCTAAAAACCTATTTAAGGTTTATAAATCTATGCTTTAA
- a CDS encoding glycosyltransferase, which yields MKGKPKLTIIISYYKALENLKLILKALGEQSFKNFEVIVSEDDNNPETVGFMVDNKDHYPFIIQHLNQQEDLGFRKNMMLNLSIKASNSDFLVFIDGDCVPHKHFAKQYADKAEMGYILWGRRVMLGQKKSMQILKNKSLSGLDLFALANSDSDKLKDAIYSPKLSLSLKEKGLKGCNWGICKEHLIAVNGFDEDYVRAGVGEDDDIEWRLKENGLHKKSMKNKAIVYHLHHKRSYADEGVRKNNELLEQKKKANHIKCLHGLESLY from the coding sequence ATGAAAGGTAAACCAAAACTCACCATAATCATATCATATTACAAGGCTTTGGAGAATCTAAAATTGATTCTGAAAGCGCTTGGCGAACAGAGTTTTAAAAATTTTGAGGTTATTGTTTCCGAAGATGATAACAATCCTGAAACGGTAGGGTTTATGGTTGATAATAAAGACCACTACCCTTTCATTATTCAACACTTAAACCAGCAAGAAGATTTAGGATTCCGTAAGAATATGATGCTAAACCTTTCAATTAAAGCTTCAAATTCTGATTTTTTAGTCTTTATAGATGGGGACTGTGTACCTCATAAACATTTTGCCAAACAATATGCAGATAAAGCCGAAATGGGCTATATCCTTTGGGGAAGACGTGTAATGCTAGGCCAGAAAAAGTCTATGCAAATTCTCAAAAACAAATCCTTATCCGGGCTTGATCTTTTTGCTCTTGCTAACTCAGACAGTGATAAACTTAAAGATGCCATTTATTCCCCAAAACTAAGTCTCTCTTTAAAAGAAAAAGGCTTAAAAGGTTGTAATTGGGGGATTTGCAAAGAACATTTAATTGCAGTAAATGGTTTTGACGAAGATTACGTAAGAGCCGGGGTTGGCGAAGATGATGATATAGAATGGCGTTTGAAAGAGAACGGACTCCATAAAAAATCGATGAAAAATAAGGCCATTGTTTATCATCTACATCATAAAAGAAGCTATGCTGATGAGGGAGTAAGAAAGAATAATGAACTCTTAGAACAAAAGAAAAAGGCTAACCACATAAAATGTCTTCACGGTCTAGAAAGTTTATATTAA
- a CDS encoding 2,3,4,5-tetrahydropyridine-2,6-dicarboxylate N-succinyltransferase, with amino-acid sequence MTELRKTIENAWENRELLKEAATQEAIREVVNLLDLGKLRCAEPTENGWQINEWVKKGVVLYFPIQKMETLEAGIFEYHDKIPLKRGYKEKGIRVVPNAVARHGAYISAGTILMPSYVNIGAYVDEGTMVDTWATVGSCAQIGKNVHLSGGVGIGGVLEPLQAAPVIIEDNAFIGSRCIVVEGVRVEKEAVLGANVVLTASTKIIDVTGDEPIETKGRVPARSVVIPGSYTKKFPAGEFQVPCALIIGTRKESTNKKTSLNDALREYDVAV; translated from the coding sequence ATGACCGAGTTAAGAAAAACCATAGAAAATGCATGGGAAAACAGAGAACTTCTAAAAGAAGCTGCTACTCAAGAAGCCATAAGAGAAGTTGTAAACTTACTAGACCTAGGTAAACTGCGCTGTGCTGAACCAACTGAAAACGGTTGGCAAATCAACGAATGGGTAAAGAAAGGTGTTGTGCTTTATTTCCCTATTCAAAAAATGGAAACACTTGAAGCCGGTATTTTTGAATATCATGATAAAATTCCACTAAAAAGAGGTTATAAAGAAAAAGGTATTCGTGTGGTACCTAATGCCGTTGCACGTCATGGTGCTTATATCTCTGCCGGTACTATTTTAATGCCTAGCTATGTAAATATAGGTGCTTATGTAGATGAAGGAACAATGGTAGATACTTGGGCAACTGTAGGAAGTTGTGCTCAAATAGGAAAAAATGTTCACTTAAGTGGTGGTGTAGGAATAGGTGGCGTACTTGAGCCATTACAAGCGGCCCCTGTTATTATTGAGGATAATGCATTTATTGGTTCTAGATGTATCGTTGTTGAAGGTGTTCGCGTTGAAAAAGAAGCTGTTTTAGGTGCCAATGTAGTACTTACAGCATCAACCAAAATTATAGATGTTACTGGAGATGAGCCAATTGAAACTAAAGGTAGGGTTCCTGCACGTTCAGTTGTTATACCAGGGAGTTATACAAAGAAATTTCCTGCCGGTGAGTTTCAGGTGCCATGTGCCTTGATTATCGGAACACGAAAAGAGAGTACAAATAAGAAGACCTCTCTAAACGATGCGTTGCGTGAATATGACGTTGCTGTTTAA